One part of the Arabidopsis thaliana chromosome 1 sequence genome encodes these proteins:
- the MLP28 gene encoding MLP-like protein 28 (MLP-like protein 28 (MLP28); FUNCTIONS IN: molecular_function unknown; INVOLVED IN: response to biotic stimulus, defense response; LOCATED IN: cellular_component unknown; EXPRESSED IN: 22 plant structures; EXPRESSED DURING: 14 growth stages; CONTAINS InterPro DOMAIN/s: Bet v I allergen (InterPro:IPR000916); BEST Arabidopsis thaliana protein match is: MLP-like protein 34 (TAIR:AT1G70850.3); Has 829 Blast hits to 443 proteins in 50 species: Archae - 0; Bacteria - 0; Metazoa - 0; Fungi - 2; Plants - 827; Viruses - 0; Other Eukaryotes - 0 (source: NCBI BLink).) has protein sequence MADVATKHPMEDEVKKTEASSLVGKLETDVEIKASADKFHHMFAGKPHHVSKASPGNIQGCDLHEGDWGTVGSIVFWNYVHDGEAKVAKERIEAVEPDKNLITFRVIEGDLMKEYKSFLLTIQVTPKPGGPGSIVHWHLEYEKISEEVAHPETLLQFCVEVSKEIDEHLLAEEEEVKTPETPSLVGKLETDVEIKASAEKFHHMFAGKPHHVSKASPGNIQGCDLHEGDWGQVGSIVFWNYVHDREAKVAKERIEAVEPNKNLITFRVIDGDLMKEYKSFLLTIQVTPKLGGPGSIVHWHLEYEKISEEVAHPETLLQFCVEVSKEIDEHLLAEE, from the exons ATGGCCGACGTAGCAACAAAGCACCCCATGGAAGATGAGGTGAAGAAGACGGAGGCGTCTAGTTTGGTGGGGAAGCTAGAGACAGACGTGGAGATCAAGGCTTCGGCTGATAAGTTTCACCACATGTTCGCTGGGAAACCACACCATGTCTCCAAAGCAAGTCCAGGCAACATTCAGGGATGTGATCTGCACGAAGGCGACTGGGGCACAGTCGGCTCTATCGTCTTCTGGAATTACGTACATG ATGGGGAGGCAAAGGTGGCGAAGGAGAGGATCGAGGCGGTGGAGCCAGATAAGAACTTGATCACGTTTAGGGTTATAGAAGGTGATCTGATGAAAGAGTACAAGAGCTTCTTGCTCACCATCCAGGTGACCCCTAAGCCTGGAGGCCCTGGAAGTATTGTGCACTGGCACCTTGAGTATGAGAAAATTAGCGAGGAGGTAGCTCACCCGGAAACTCTCCTCCAGTTCTGTGTCGAGGTCTCCAAAGAGATCGACGAACATCTCTTGGCCGAGGAAGAGGAGGTGAAGACACCAGAGACGCCTAGTTTGGTGGGAAAGCTAGAGACAGACGTGGAGATCAAAGCTTCCGCTGAGAAGTTCCATCACATGTTCGCCGGGAAACCACACCATGTCTCTAAAGCATCTCCAGGAAACATTCAAGGTTGTGATCTTCACGAAGGCGACTGGGGTCAAGTCGGCTCTATCGTCTTCTGGAACTACGTTCATG ATAGAGAGGCAAAGGTGGCTAAGGAGAGGATTGAGGCAGTGGAGCCGAATAAGAACTTGATCACGTTTAGGGTTATCGACGGTGATCTGATGAAAGAGTACAAGAGCTTCTTGCTCACGATCCAGGTGACCCCGAAGCTTGGAGGCCCTGGAAGTATTGTGCACTGGCACCTTGAGTATGAGAAAATAAGCGAGGAGGTAGCTCATCCGGAAACTCTCCTCCAATTCTGTGTCGAGGTCTCGAAAGAGATCGACGAACATCTTTTGGCCGAGGAATAG
- the MLP28 gene encoding MLP-like protein 28 (MLP-like protein 28 (MLP28); FUNCTIONS IN: molecular_function unknown; INVOLVED IN: response to biotic stimulus, defense response; LOCATED IN: cellular_component unknown; EXPRESSED IN: 22 plant structures; EXPRESSED DURING: 14 growth stages; CONTAINS InterPro DOMAIN/s: Bet v I allergen (InterPro:IPR000916); BEST Arabidopsis thaliana protein match is: MLP-like protein 34 (TAIR:AT1G70850.3); Has 737 Blast hits to 411 proteins in 46 species: Archae - 0; Bacteria - 0; Metazoa - 0; Fungi - 2; Plants - 735; Viruses - 0; Other Eukaryotes - 0 (source: NCBI BLink).), giving the protein MSPKQVQATFRDVICTKATGAQSALSSSGITYMANGEAKVAKERIEAVEPDKNLITFRVIEGDLMKEYKSFLLTIQVTPKPGGPGSIVHWHLEYEKISEEVAHPETLLQFCVEVSKEIDEHLLAEEEEVKTPETPSLVGKLETDVEIKASAEKFHHMFAGKPHHVSKASPGNIQGCDLHEGDWGQVGSIVFWNYVHDREAKVAKERIEAVEPNKNLITFRVIDGDLMKEYKSFLLTIQVTPKLGGPGSIVHWHLEYEKISEEVAHPETLLQFCVEVSKEIDEHLLAEE; this is encoded by the exons ATGTCTCCAAAGCAAGTCCAGGCAACATTCAGGGATGTGATCTGCACGAAGGCGACTGGGGCACAGTCGGCTCTATCGTCTTCTGGAATTACGTACATGGCAA ATGGGGAGGCAAAGGTGGCGAAGGAGAGGATCGAGGCGGTGGAGCCAGATAAGAACTTGATCACGTTTAGGGTTATAGAAGGTGATCTGATGAAAGAGTACAAGAGCTTCTTGCTCACCATCCAGGTGACCCCTAAGCCTGGAGGCCCTGGAAGTATTGTGCACTGGCACCTTGAGTATGAGAAAATTAGCGAGGAGGTAGCTCACCCGGAAACTCTCCTCCAGTTCTGTGTCGAGGTCTCCAAAGAGATCGACGAACATCTCTTGGCCGAGGAAGAGGAGGTGAAGACACCAGAGACGCCTAGTTTGGTGGGAAAGCTAGAGACAGACGTGGAGATCAAAGCTTCCGCTGAGAAGTTCCATCACATGTTCGCCGGGAAACCACACCATGTCTCTAAAGCATCTCCAGGAAACATTCAAGGTTGTGATCTTCACGAAGGCGACTGGGGTCAAGTCGGCTCTATCGTCTTCTGGAACTACGTTCATG ATAGAGAGGCAAAGGTGGCTAAGGAGAGGATTGAGGCAGTGGAGCCGAATAAGAACTTGATCACGTTTAGGGTTATCGACGGTGATCTGATGAAAGAGTACAAGAGCTTCTTGCTCACGATCCAGGTGACCCCGAAGCTTGGAGGCCCTGGAAGTATTGTGCACTGGCACCTTGAGTATGAGAAAATAAGCGAGGAGGTAGCTCATCCGGAAACTCTCCTCCAATTCTGTGTCGAGGTCTCGAAAGAGATCGACGAACATCTTTTGGCCGAGGAATAG
- the MLP34 gene encoding MLP-like protein 34 (MLP-like protein 34 (MLP34); FUNCTIONS IN: molecular_function unknown; INVOLVED IN: response to biotic stimulus, defense response; LOCATED IN: cellular_component unknown; EXPRESSED IN: 6 plant structures; EXPRESSED DURING: 4 anthesis, petal differentiation and expansion stage; CONTAINS InterPro DOMAIN/s: Bet v I allergen (InterPro:IPR000916); BEST Arabidopsis thaliana protein match is: MLP-like protein 28 (TAIR:AT1G70830.1); Has 35333 Blast hits to 34131 proteins in 2444 species: Archae - 798; Bacteria - 22429; Metazoa - 974; Fungi - 991; Plants - 531; Viruses - 0; Other Eukaryotes - 9610 (source: NCBI BLink).), with product MAKTEAPSLVGKLETEVEIKASAGQFHHMFAGKPHHVSKASPGNIQSCDLHEGDWGTVGSIVFWNYVHDGEAKVAKERIEAVEPEKNLITFRVIEGDLMKEYKSFLITIQVTPKHGGPGSIVHWHLEYEKISDEVAHPETLLQFCVEVSQEIDEHLLSEEEEVKTTETLETEVEIKASAEKFHHMFAGKPHHVSKATPGNIQSCDLHEGDWGTVGSIVFWNYVHDGEAKVAKERIEAVDPEKNLITFRVIEGDLMKEYKSFVITIQVTPKHGGSGSVVHWHFEYEKINEEVAHPETLLQFAVEVSKEIDEHLLAEE from the exons ATGGCAAAAACTGAAGCTCCTAGTTTGGTGGGGAAGCTAGAGACAGAAGTGGAGATCAAAGCTTCGGCTGGACAGTTTCATCACATGTTTGCCGGGAAGCCACACCATGTCTCCAAAGCAAGTCCAGGCAACATTCAGAGCTGTGATCTGCACGAAGGCGACTGGGGCACTGTCGGCTCTATCGTCTTCTGGAATTACGTTCACG ATGGGGAGGCAAAGGTGGCGAAGGAGAGAATCGAGGCGGTGGAGCCGGAGAAGAACTTGATCACGTTTAGGGTTATAGAAGGTGATCTGATGAAAGAGTACAAGAGCTTTTTGATCACGATCCAGGTGACCCCTAAGCATGGAGGGCCTGGAAGTATTGTGCATTGGCACCTTGAGTATGAGAAAATCAGCGACGAGGTAGCTCATCCCGAAACTCTCCTCCAATTCTGTGTTGAGGTCTCCCAAGAGATCGACGAACATCTCTTATCCGAGGAAGAAGAGGTGAAGACAACAGAGACACTTGAGACAGAGGTGGAGATCAAAGCTTCCGCTGAGAAGTTCCATCACATGTTCGCCGGGAAACCACACCATGTCTCTAAAGCAACTCCAGGAAACATTCAGAGCTGTGATCTGCACGAAGGTGACTGGGGCACAGTCGGCTCTATCGTCTTCTGGAACTACGTTCATG ATGGGGAGGCAAAGGTGGCAAAGGAGAGGATTGAGGCGGTGGATCCAGAGAAAAACTTGATCACGTTCAGGGTTATAGAAGGTGATCTGATGAAAGAGTACAAGAGCTTCGTAATCACAATCCAAGTGACTCCTAAGCATGGAGGTTCAGGGAGTGTGGTGCATTGGCACTTCGAGTATGAGAAAATAAACGAGGAGGTGGCTCATCCTGAGACTCTCCTCCAGTTTGCCGTCGAAGTCTCCAAAGAAATCGACGAACATCTCTTGGCCGAGGAATAG
- the MLP31 gene encoding MLP-like protein 31 (MLP-like protein 31 (MLP31); FUNCTIONS IN: molecular_function unknown; INVOLVED IN: response to biotic stimulus, defense response; LOCATED IN: cellular_component unknown; CONTAINS InterPro DOMAIN/s: Bet v I allergen (InterPro:IPR000916); BEST Arabidopsis thaliana protein match is: MLP-like protein 28 (TAIR:AT1G70830.3); Has 485 Blast hits to 453 proteins in 51 species: Archae - 0; Bacteria - 0; Metazoa - 0; Fungi - 0; Plants - 485; Viruses - 0; Other Eukaryotes - 0 (source: NCBI BLink).) yields the protein MATKMAGAAMNLAKRESSSLCGKLETDIEIKASAGKFHHMFAGRPHHVSKATPGKIQGCELHEGDWGKVGSIVFWNYVHDGEAKVAKERIEAVEPEKNLITFRVIEGDLLKEYKSFVITIQVTPKRGGPGSVVHWHVEYEKIDDKVAHPETFLDFCVEVSKEIDEHLLNEE from the exons atggcgACTAAAATGGCCGGGGCAGCAATGAATTTAGCAAAGAGAGAGTCGTCAAGTTTGTGTGGGAAGCTAGAGACAGATATTGAAATCAAAGCTTCAGCTGGGAAGTTCCATCACATGTTTGCTGGGAGACCACACCATGTCTCCAAAGCAACTCCAGGGAAAATTCAGGGTTGTGAGCTGCATGAAGGTGACTGGGGCAAAGTCGGCTCTATCGTCTTCTGGAATTATGTTCATG ATGGAGAGGCAAAGGTGGCAAAAGAAAGGATCGAGGCAGTGGAGCCGGAGAAAAACCTGATCACTTTTAGGGTGATAGAGGGAGACTTATTAAAAGAGTATAAAAGCTTTGTGATCACAATCCAAGTGACCCCTAAGAGAGGAGGACCTGGGAGTGTGGTGCACTGGCACGTCGAGTATGAGAAAATTGACGACAAAGTGGCCCACCCTGAGACCTTTCTTGATTTCTGTGTGGAAGTCTCCAAAGAGATCGATGAACATCTCCTGAACGAGGAATAG
- a CDS encoding Polyketide cyclase/dehydrase and lipid transport superfamily protein (Polyketide cyclase/dehydrase and lipid transport superfamily protein; FUNCTIONS IN: molecular_function unknown; INVOLVED IN: response to biotic stimulus, defense response; LOCATED IN: cellular_component unknown; CONTAINS InterPro DOMAIN/s: Bet v I allergen (InterPro:IPR000916); BEST Arabidopsis thaliana protein match is: Polyketide cyclase/dehydrase and lipid transport superfamily protein (TAIR:AT1G70880.1); Has 155 Blast hits to 132 proteins in 11 species: Archae - 0; Bacteria - 0; Metazoa - 0; Fungi - 0; Plants - 155; Viruses - 0; Other Eukaryotes - 0 (source: NCBI BLink).), which translates to MAEEVSTLVGILETTVTPKEGEPGSVAHWHFEYEKINEEVAHPETLLQFAIKVSKEIDEHLFSEE; encoded by the exons ATGGCGGAGGAAGTATCTACTTTGGTTGGGATCCTTGAGACAACC GTGACCCCTAAGGAAGGAGAACCTGGAAGTGTTGCACATTGGCACTTTGAGTATGAGAAAATCAACGAGGAGGTGGCTCACCCTGAAACTCTCCTCCAGTTTGCAATCAAAGTTTCCAAAGAGATCGATGAACATCTCTTTTCAGAGGAATAG
- the MLP28 gene encoding MLP-like protein 28 (MLP-like protein 28 (MLP28); FUNCTIONS IN: molecular_function unknown; INVOLVED IN: response to biotic stimulus, defense response; LOCATED IN: cellular_component unknown; EXPRESSED IN: 22 plant structures; EXPRESSED DURING: 14 growth stages; CONTAINS InterPro DOMAIN/s: Bet v I allergen (InterPro:IPR000916); BEST Arabidopsis thaliana protein match is: MLP-like protein 34 (TAIR:AT1G70850.3); Has 473 Blast hits to 441 proteins in 49 species: Archae - 0; Bacteria - 0; Metazoa - 0; Fungi - 0; Plants - 473; Viruses - 0; Other Eukaryotes - 0 (source: NCBI BLink).), translated as MADVATKHPMEDEVKKTEASSLVGKLETDVEIKASADKFHHMFAGKPHHVSKASPGNIQGCDLHEGDWGTVGSIVFWNYVHDGEAKVAKERIEAVEPDKNLITFRVIEGDLMKEYKSFLLTIQVTPKPGGPGSIVHWHLEYEKISEEVAHPETLLQFCVEVSKEIDEHLLAEEEEVAHPETLLQFCVEVSKEIDEHLLAEE; from the exons ATGGCCGACGTAGCAACAAAGCACCCCATGGAAGATGAGGTGAAGAAGACGGAGGCGTCTAGTTTGGTGGGGAAGCTAGAGACAGACGTGGAGATCAAGGCTTCGGCTGATAAGTTTCACCACATGTTCGCTGGGAAACCACACCATGTCTCCAAAGCAAGTCCAGGCAACATTCAGGGATGTGATCTGCACGAAGGCGACTGGGGCACAGTCGGCTCTATCGTCTTCTGGAATTACGTACATG ATGGGGAGGCAAAGGTGGCGAAGGAGAGGATCGAGGCGGTGGAGCCAGATAAGAACTTGATCACGTTTAGGGTTATAGAAGGTGATCTGATGAAAGAGTACAAGAGCTTCTTGCTCACCATCCAGGTGACCCCTAAGCCTGGAGGCCCTGGAAGTATTGTGCACTGGCACCTTGAGTATGAGAAAATTAGCGAGGAGGTAGCTCACCCGGAAACTCTCCTCCAGTTCTGTGTCGAGGTCTCCAAAGAGATCGACGAACATCTCTTGGCCGAGGAAGAGGAG GTAGCTCATCCGGAAACTCTCCTCCAATTCTGTGTCGAGGTCTCGAAAGAGATCGACGAACATCTTTTGGCCGAGGAATAG
- the MLP28 gene encoding MLP-like protein 28 (MLP-like protein 28 (MLP28); FUNCTIONS IN: molecular_function unknown; INVOLVED IN: response to biotic stimulus, defense response; LOCATED IN: cellular_component unknown; EXPRESSED IN: 22 plant structures; EXPRESSED DURING: 14 growth stages; CONTAINS InterPro DOMAIN/s: Bet v I allergen (InterPro:IPR000916); BEST Arabidopsis thaliana protein match is: MLP-like protein 34 (TAIR:AT1G70850.3); Has 30201 Blast hits to 17322 proteins in 780 species: Archae - 12; Bacteria - 1396; Metazoa - 17338; Fungi - 3422; Plants - 5037; Viruses - 0; Other Eukaryotes - 2996 (source: NCBI BLink).), with product MADVATKHPMEDEVKKTEASSLVGKLETDVEIKASADKFHHMFAGKPHHVSKASPGNIQGCDLHEGDWGTVGSIVFWNYVHDGEAKVAKERIEAVEPDKNLITFRVIEGDLMKEYKSFLLTIQVTPKPGGPGSIVHWHLEYEKISEEVAHPETLLQFCVEVSKEIDEHLLAEE from the exons ATGGCCGACGTAGCAACAAAGCACCCCATGGAAGATGAGGTGAAGAAGACGGAGGCGTCTAGTTTGGTGGGGAAGCTAGAGACAGACGTGGAGATCAAGGCTTCGGCTGATAAGTTTCACCACATGTTCGCTGGGAAACCACACCATGTCTCCAAAGCAAGTCCAGGCAACATTCAGGGATGTGATCTGCACGAAGGCGACTGGGGCACAGTCGGCTCTATCGTCTTCTGGAATTACGTACATG ATGGGGAGGCAAAGGTGGCGAAGGAGAGGATCGAGGCGGTGGAGCCAGATAAGAACTTGATCACGTTTAGGGTTATAGAAGGTGATCTGATGAAAGAGTACAAGAGCTTCTTGCTCACCATCCAGGTGACCCCTAAGCCTGGAGGCCCTGGAAGTATTGTGCACTGGCACCTTGAGTATGAGAAAATTAGCGAGGAGGTAGCTCACCCGGAAACTCTCCTCCAGTTCTGTGTCGAG GTCTCGAAAGAGATCGACGAACATCTTTTGGCCGAGGAATAG
- a CDS encoding Polyketide cyclase/dehydrase and lipid transport superfamily protein (Polyketide cyclase/dehydrase and lipid transport superfamily protein; FUNCTIONS IN: molecular_function unknown; INVOLVED IN: response to biotic stimulus, defense response; LOCATED IN: cellular_component unknown; CONTAINS InterPro DOMAIN/s: Bet v I allergen (InterPro:IPR000916); BEST Arabidopsis thaliana protein match is: Polyketide cyclase/dehydrase and lipid transport superfamily protein (TAIR:AT1G70880.1).), with translation MAEEVSTLVGILETTVDLKSSTEKFHDMFVGRPHNISDVSPSNFQGCELHEGEMGQVGAILFWNYVHDGEAKVVK, from the exons ATGGCGGAGGAAGTATCTACTTTGGTTGGGATCCTTGAGACAACCGTAGACCTAAAATCTTCGACAGAAAAGTTTCATGACATGTTTGTTGGGAGGCCACACAATATCTCCGATGTATCTCCATCCAACTTTCAAGGCTGTGAGCTGCATGAAGGCGAAATGGGACAAGTTGGTGCTATCCTCTTTTGGAATTACGTTCATG ATGGGGAGGCAAAAGTAGTGAAATAG
- the MLP34 gene encoding MLP-like protein 34 (MLP-like protein 34 (MLP34); FUNCTIONS IN: molecular_function unknown; INVOLVED IN: response to biotic stimulus, defense response; LOCATED IN: cellular_component unknown; EXPRESSED IN: 6 plant structures; EXPRESSED DURING: 4 anthesis, petal differentiation and expansion stage; CONTAINS InterPro DOMAIN/s: Bet v I allergen (InterPro:IPR000916); BEST Arabidopsis thaliana protein match is: MLP-like protein 28 (TAIR:AT1G70830.2); Has 651 Blast hits to 435 proteins in 48 species: Archae - 0; Bacteria - 0; Metazoa - 0; Fungi - 0; Plants - 651; Viruses - 0; Other Eukaryotes - 0 (source: NCBI BLink).) encodes MAKTEAPSLVGKLETEVEIKASAGQFHHMFAGKPHHVSKASPGNIQSCDLHEGDWGTVGSIVFWNYVHDGEAKVAKERIEAVEPEKNLITFRVIEGDLMKEYKSFLITIQVTPKHGGPGSIVHWHLEYEKISDEVAHPETLLQFCVEVSQEIDEHLLSEEEEVKTTETLETEVEIKASAEKFHHMFAGKPHHVSKATPGNIQSCDLHEGDWGTVGSIVFWNYVHGKWGGKGGKGED; translated from the exons ATGGCAAAAACTGAAGCTCCTAGTTTGGTGGGGAAGCTAGAGACAGAAGTGGAGATCAAAGCTTCGGCTGGACAGTTTCATCACATGTTTGCCGGGAAGCCACACCATGTCTCCAAAGCAAGTCCAGGCAACATTCAGAGCTGTGATCTGCACGAAGGCGACTGGGGCACTGTCGGCTCTATCGTCTTCTGGAATTACGTTCACG ATGGGGAGGCAAAGGTGGCGAAGGAGAGAATCGAGGCGGTGGAGCCGGAGAAGAACTTGATCACGTTTAGGGTTATAGAAGGTGATCTGATGAAAGAGTACAAGAGCTTTTTGATCACGATCCAGGTGACCCCTAAGCATGGAGGGCCTGGAAGTATTGTGCATTGGCACCTTGAGTATGAGAAAATCAGCGACGAGGTAGCTCATCCCGAAACTCTCCTCCAATTCTGTGTTGAGGTCTCCCAAGAGATCGACGAACATCTCTTATCCGAGGAAGAAGAGGTGAAGACAACAGAGACACTTGAGACAGAGGTGGAGATCAAAGCTTCCGCTGAGAAGTTCCATCACATGTTCGCCGGGAAACCACACCATGTCTCTAAAGCAACTCCAGGAAACATTCAGAGCTGTGATCTGCACGAAGGTGACTGGGGCACAGTCGGCTCTATCGTCTTCTGGAACTACGTTCATGGCAA ATGGGGAGGCAAAGGTGGCAAAGGAGAGGATTGA
- the MLP28 gene encoding MLP-like protein 28 (MLP-like protein 28 (MLP28); FUNCTIONS IN: molecular_function unknown; INVOLVED IN: response to biotic stimulus, defense response; LOCATED IN: cellular_component unknown; EXPRESSED IN: 22 plant structures; EXPRESSED DURING: 14 growth stages; CONTAINS InterPro DOMAIN/s: Bet v I allergen (InterPro:IPR000916); BEST Arabidopsis thaliana protein match is: MLP-like protein 34 (TAIR:AT1G70850.3); Has 660 Blast hits to 441 proteins in 49 species: Archae - 0; Bacteria - 0; Metazoa - 0; Fungi - 0; Plants - 660; Viruses - 0; Other Eukaryotes - 0 (source: NCBI BLink).) has protein sequence MADVATKHPMEDEVKKTEASSLVGKLETDVEIKASADKFHHMFAGKPHHVSKASPGNIQGCDLHEGDWGTVGSIVFWNYVHDGEAKVAKERIEAVEPDKNLITFRVIEGDLMKEYKSFLLTIQVTPKPGGPGSIVHWHLEYEKISEEVAHPETLLQFCVEVSKEIDEHLLAEEEEVKTPETPSLVGKLETDVEIKASAEKFHHMFAGKPHHVSKASPGNIQGCDLHEGDWGQVGSIVFWNYVHGKGKGG, from the exons ATGGCCGACGTAGCAACAAAGCACCCCATGGAAGATGAGGTGAAGAAGACGGAGGCGTCTAGTTTGGTGGGGAAGCTAGAGACAGACGTGGAGATCAAGGCTTCGGCTGATAAGTTTCACCACATGTTCGCTGGGAAACCACACCATGTCTCCAAAGCAAGTCCAGGCAACATTCAGGGATGTGATCTGCACGAAGGCGACTGGGGCACAGTCGGCTCTATCGTCTTCTGGAATTACGTACATG ATGGGGAGGCAAAGGTGGCGAAGGAGAGGATCGAGGCGGTGGAGCCAGATAAGAACTTGATCACGTTTAGGGTTATAGAAGGTGATCTGATGAAAGAGTACAAGAGCTTCTTGCTCACCATCCAGGTGACCCCTAAGCCTGGAGGCCCTGGAAGTATTGTGCACTGGCACCTTGAGTATGAGAAAATTAGCGAGGAGGTAGCTCACCCGGAAACTCTCCTCCAGTTCTGTGTCGAGGTCTCCAAAGAGATCGACGAACATCTCTTGGCCGAGGAAGAGGAGGTGAAGACACCAGAGACGCCTAGTTTGGTGGGAAAGCTAGAGACAGACGTGGAGATCAAAGCTTCCGCTGAGAAGTTCCATCACATGTTCGCCGGGAAACCACACCATGTCTCTAAAGCATCTCCAGGAAACATTCAAGGTTGTGATCTTCACGAAGGCGACTGGGGTCAAGTCGGCTCTATCGTCTTCTGGAACTACGTTCATGGCAA AGGCAAAGGTGGCTAA